A window of the Pyrodictium abyssi genome harbors these coding sequences:
- a CDS encoding AAA family ATPase gives MPGNVTTSHLLERIRKFYEALAEPFIGREEEARAITLAIIAREHVVLIGEPGTAKSALARRSAELISAKFFKYLLTKYTEPSELFGPLDLNALREGRYVRITRGKMPEAEIVFLDEVFNANSAVLNALLSIMQERVWYDGYTEIRVPLWTMIGATNRVPEEPELEAVYDRFLVRQYAKPLPENKWGELLDAGWRIESGKVPSAQPVLDMNILAEIHKLVFNVDIAAVKPKLLRIFAVLEERGLHLTDRRKAKSLKIIAANALLEGRTRAEERDLIVLKYLAPRDIEDFDKVSIVLSEELRMPERFIKELNDIKANVKEAARLVDSMRSYDPRLVDLFRSLKIAKSRILNILKEADDERVRMLADETLHDIDELLEKISYKLGM, from the coding sequence TTGCCGGGTAATGTTACTACATCTCATCTATTAGAACGTATACGCAAGTTCTACGAAGCATTAGCCGAGCCATTCATAGGTAGAGAAGAGGAGGCGCGCGCAATAACTCTAGCGATAATAGCCCGGGAGCACGTAGTGTTGATAGGCGAGCCCGGTACAGCCAAGTCGGCTCTGGCCAGACGTAGTGCGGAACTAATAAGCGCGAAATTCTTCAAATACCTTCTAACGAAGTATACTGAGCCTAGCGAACTCTTCGGCCCCCTGGATCTAAACGCCCTCCGAGAAGGAAGATATGTTAGGATAACTCGAGGCAAAATGCCAGAGGCCGAGATAGTCTTCCTGGACGAGGTGTTCAACGCAAACTCGGCCGTGCTCAATGCTCTGCTAAGCATAATGCAGGAGCGCGTCTGGTACGATGGCTATACAGAGATTAGGGTACCCCTTTGGACTATGATAGGCGCCACGAACAGAGTGCCGGAAGAGCCCGAGCTAGAAGCAGTCTATGACAGATTCCTAGTTAGGCAATATGCTAAACCGCTCCCGGAGAACAAATGGGGTGAGCTGCTGGATGCCGGGTGGCGGATAGAATCCGGCAAGGTGCCATCGGCGCAACCGGTCTTAGACATGAACATTCTGGCCGAGATACATAAGCTGGTGTTTAACGTAGACATAGCCGCTGTAAAGCCAAAGCTTCTACGTATATTCGCTGTCCTTGAGGAGAGAGGACTACATTTGACCGATAGGCGTAAAGCGAAGTCCCTCAAGATAATAGCGGCTAACGCGTTACTGGAGGGCAGGACAAGGGCTGAGGAACGCGATCTCATAGTCCTCAAGTACTTAGCTCCGAGGGATATAGAAGACTTTGATAAGGTGAGTATTGTACTGTCTGAGGAGCTACGTATGCCAGAACGCTTCATAAAGGAGTTGAACGATATAAAGGCCAACGTTAAGGAAGCAGCAAGACTGGTAGACTCTATGAGGAGCTATGATCCACGTCTCGTTGACCTCTTCCGGAGCCTAAAAATAGCAAAAAGCAGGATACTAAATATACTGAAAGAAGCTGACGACGAACGAGTGAGAATGCTGGCCGACGAAACCCTCCACGATATCGACGAACTCCTTGAGAAAATCTCTTACAAGCTGGGGATGTAG
- a CDS encoding MarC family protein codes for MLSVSIEPLNVDQLIRSLIVLFIAIDPLGNAPLFYGLTATLSNEKRRTIVRQSCKIATLILVAFALGGDVLLSYFGLSVADFRISGGIILLIYGIAGILGWTEASMIKHPEEAETIAVVPLATPLLAGPAAIATVLYIKAVYGINYAIAAISVNTLITFAMLNNSQKLMDMLGKNGAIALSKIMSILLAAIAIAMIREGIVEVVKGM; via the coding sequence ATGCTGAGCGTCAGCATAGAGCCGCTAAACGTTGACCAGCTTATACGCTCGCTGATAGTTTTATTCATAGCTATCGATCCTCTGGGCAACGCACCTCTATTCTACGGGCTTACCGCCACACTTTCTAACGAGAAGCGCCGTACTATAGTACGCCAAAGCTGTAAGATAGCAACATTGATACTAGTGGCATTCGCCCTTGGAGGCGATGTACTGCTCTCTTACTTTGGCTTATCGGTGGCCGACTTCCGGATCTCGGGAGGTATAATCCTGCTAATATACGGTATAGCAGGGATACTCGGATGGACCGAAGCATCAATGATAAAACACCCAGAAGAAGCCGAAACTATCGCCGTTGTTCCACTCGCAACACCCTTGCTGGCCGGGCCTGCAGCAATAGCTACAGTACTCTACATCAAGGCTGTATACGGTATCAACTACGCTATCGCAGCTATATCAGTTAACACGCTCATAACATTTGCCATGCTCAACAACAGCCAGAAACTGATGGACATGCTCGGCAAGAATGGTGCAATAGCCCTGTCGAAGATCATGTCGATACTTCTCGCTGCGATAGCAATAGCAATGATAAGAGAAGGAATAGTTGAAGTAGTAAAAGGCATGTAA
- the ppsA gene encoding phosphoenolpyruvate synthase — protein sequence MAEQRPLIIWIENLRAKDVELAGGKGANLGELVTAGVPVPPGFVVTTEAYWRFMKETGLWEKISDLLKNLDVNDTKALEETSRKIREIILSAEVPDEIASAIKNSYIELAKRVGVDEPLVAVRSSASAEDLPEASFAGQQDTYLNVKGADAVVEKVKACWASLFTARAIFYRTQQGIDHSKVGMAVVVQKMVNSRSAGVMFTIHPATGDPNVIVIESSWGLGEAVVGGKVTPDEFIIDKKTLEIVEKKINPKNIMITYDPERGENVEIKLPKDKALAPSLSDEEAKILAKYGLQIEKHYGSPMDIEWAIDKDIDPPNNIFIVQARHETVWSKQLKESKLEKAETAAETEGSGKVLVRGLPASPGVATGVARVILDPHSPEAQQFKEGDILVTKMTDPDWVPLMKKAAAIVTDEGGMTSHAAIVSRELGIPAVVGTGNATQVIKTGMLVTVDGSRGVVYEGKVEIGKRKEKEETAAAGISAEALRDLYPVTGTKIYMNLGEPDVIDKYVDLPFDGIGLMRIEFILTDWIGYHPLYLLETGKADFFVQKLAEGIAKVASAIYPRPVVVRFSDFKTNEYRGLRGGEKYEPEERNPMIGWRGVSRYIHPAYEKAFRLEVQAIRKVRDEMGLKNVWVMLPFVRTTWEVEKVLDIIAEEGLERGKDFKVWIMAEVPSVVLLADEFAKLVDGFSIGSNDLTQLVLGVDRDSQLLAGMGYFDERDPAVLNAIKMLIDAAHRHGRTVSICGQAPSVYPEIVEFLVANGIDSISVNPDAVIPTRRLVASIERKIMMRRLEAIEKMLRKLNI from the coding sequence ATGGCCGAGCAGAGGCCACTAATTATTTGGATCGAGAATCTGCGTGCCAAGGATGTAGAGCTGGCCGGCGGCAAGGGCGCCAATCTCGGTGAACTCGTTACTGCTGGCGTCCCGGTCCCGCCGGGTTTTGTCGTAACCACAGAGGCTTACTGGCGTTTCATGAAGGAAACCGGGCTCTGGGAGAAGATCAGTGATCTCCTTAAAAACCTCGATGTAAACGATACAAAGGCTCTGGAAGAAACAAGCAGAAAGATAAGAGAGATTATACTCTCCGCAGAAGTCCCCGACGAGATAGCCTCAGCTATAAAGAACTCCTACATTGAGCTAGCTAAGCGCGTTGGCGTGGACGAGCCCCTTGTCGCTGTCAGGAGTAGTGCCTCAGCGGAAGATCTCCCTGAGGCGAGTTTCGCGGGCCAGCAGGACACCTACCTCAATGTTAAGGGAGCTGACGCGGTAGTTGAGAAGGTTAAGGCGTGCTGGGCAAGCCTCTTCACGGCGCGTGCTATATTCTACCGGACCCAGCAGGGCATAGACCACTCCAAGGTGGGCATGGCTGTAGTTGTGCAGAAGATGGTCAACTCTCGTTCCGCGGGCGTAATGTTCACGATACACCCAGCTACCGGAGACCCGAACGTTATAGTGATAGAGTCTAGCTGGGGTCTCGGCGAGGCAGTCGTAGGTGGAAAGGTCACCCCAGACGAGTTCATAATAGACAAAAAGACCCTTGAAATAGTAGAGAAGAAGATAAACCCCAAGAACATAATGATAACCTATGACCCAGAGCGTGGTGAGAACGTAGAGATAAAGCTGCCAAAGGACAAGGCTCTAGCCCCGAGCCTCAGCGACGAGGAGGCAAAGATACTGGCCAAGTATGGGCTCCAGATAGAGAAACACTACGGTAGTCCTATGGACATAGAATGGGCAATCGATAAGGACATAGATCCTCCAAACAACATATTCATAGTGCAGGCACGGCATGAGACTGTTTGGAGCAAGCAGCTAAAGGAGAGCAAGCTCGAGAAGGCAGAAACAGCCGCTGAGACGGAGGGCAGTGGTAAGGTCCTAGTCCGCGGCCTACCAGCGAGTCCCGGTGTCGCAACCGGCGTAGCTAGAGTGATACTTGACCCACACAGCCCGGAGGCGCAGCAATTCAAGGAAGGCGACATCCTTGTGACTAAGATGACAGACCCCGACTGGGTACCCCTAATGAAGAAGGCAGCAGCCATAGTTACCGACGAGGGTGGCATGACGAGCCACGCTGCCATAGTATCCCGTGAGCTCGGCATACCAGCTGTCGTCGGTACGGGCAACGCTACACAGGTAATTAAGACCGGAATGCTAGTGACAGTTGATGGAAGCCGTGGCGTCGTGTATGAAGGTAAAGTAGAGATAGGCAAGAGGAAGGAGAAGGAGGAAACAGCTGCAGCTGGGATAAGTGCTGAAGCACTCCGCGACCTGTACCCCGTCACAGGCACGAAGATATACATGAACCTAGGTGAGCCCGATGTCATAGACAAGTACGTCGACCTGCCATTCGACGGTATAGGTCTGATGAGGATAGAGTTCATACTAACCGACTGGATAGGGTATCACCCGCTATACCTGCTGGAGACCGGTAAAGCAGACTTCTTCGTGCAGAAGCTAGCCGAGGGTATAGCTAAGGTAGCTAGTGCCATATACCCGCGGCCAGTGGTAGTGAGGTTCAGCGACTTCAAGACAAACGAGTACCGTGGGCTCCGTGGCGGCGAGAAGTACGAGCCCGAAGAACGCAACCCTATGATAGGCTGGCGCGGCGTATCCAGGTACATACACCCAGCATACGAGAAGGCGTTCAGGCTAGAGGTGCAGGCCATAAGGAAGGTCAGAGATGAAATGGGGCTAAAGAACGTATGGGTAATGCTGCCATTCGTCAGGACGACTTGGGAGGTGGAAAAGGTACTGGACATAATTGCTGAGGAGGGGCTAGAAAGGGGCAAGGACTTCAAGGTATGGATAATGGCGGAGGTGCCTAGCGTAGTCCTGCTTGCAGACGAGTTTGCTAAGCTTGTTGACGGTTTCAGCATAGGGAGTAATGACCTAACACAGCTGGTACTTGGAGTAGACCGTGACTCCCAGCTACTTGCAGGCATGGGCTACTTCGATGAGCGCGACCCGGCAGTCCTCAATGCTATAAAGATGCTGATAGACGCTGCTCACCGGCATGGCCGTACAGTGTCCATATGTGGACAGGCCCCTAGCGTGTATCCAGAGATAGTAGAGTTCCTTGTAGCGAACGGCATTGACAGCATAAGTGTGAATCCAGACGCGGTGATACCAACAAGAAGGCTAGTAGCGTCGATAGAGAGAAAGATAATGATGCGTAGGCTCGAGGCAATAGAAAAAATGTTGAGAAAGCTAAACATATAG
- a CDS encoding DNA-directed DNA polymerase I encodes MAKRVRKRAGERNLLEFLSPARGLTRKTNTATSNVGKQRSHVREAEKAGKGTREDGKLQAGPGSIEEFYESRFRELLSEIATAKNDAHEGGESASENGKGYANSINIVGNLGGAAPDTVLGVGTAHDMSASSASRQDSSIGSGVATTADRHGPTSVPQALESIIAGKHVGFLEKLSSLPLVRKPVEARDGVEGFLLQTLYDSESGVAAAKVYDDREGIVYIYRDKTGYKPYFLTDIPPDKIQEIHDIVRHKGFDRVEVVEKFDLLRWQQRKVTKIVVKTPDVVRVLREKVPRAWEANIKFHHNYIYDYGLIPGMRYRIENGRLVAVDVEPSKKDEEYIREIFKGEDESTIEMAVKWFPLFEQPPPKPRRVAIDIEVFTPFKGRIPDASKASYPVISVAFSSDEGWRAIFVLARPGMPMEPPREPLPDNLHVEIFDDERALLLETFRIIANYPIVLSFNGDNFDFPYLYNRAVKLGIPRDYIPFRARGDYITVTYGFHIDLYKFFSIKAIQTYAFGNAYREFTLDAVASALLGEHKVEVESTVSDLPFFELIRYNVRDADLTLKLTSFNNDLVWTLIILLMRISKLPLEDVTRSQVSAWIKSLFYWEHRRRGYLIPTREEIIRLKGDTRSAALIKGKKYQGALVLDPPSGIYFNVVVLDFASLYPSIIKRWNLSYETVNPVYCPDSKLVEVPDVGHKVCMSIPGLTSQIVGLLRDYRVKIYKKKAKDKSLPVMMRAWYNTVQAAMKVYINASYGVFGAESFPFYAPPVAESVTAIGRYTIRQTLQKAGEIGLRVLYGDTDSLFIWNPSEEGLRELQEYVETNFGLDLEVDKVYKFVTFSGLKKNYIGAYEDGSVDVKGLVAKKRNTPEFLKKEFKEILAILGSVKTPEDFIRVRDSIRDRLRKVYHGLRDMEFNLDELAIRMALNKPVEAYTKNTPQHVKAAKQLIRAGVQVLPGDVISFVKVKGKEGVKPVQLARLPEVDAEKYIESVKGVFEQILLAINMSWDEVIGSSRLEVFFKR; translated from the coding sequence GTGGCGAAGCGTGTAAGGAAGCGCGCTGGAGAAAGGAATCTGCTTGAATTCCTTTCTCCAGCTAGGGGTCTAACTAGGAAGACAAATACAGCTACAAGTAATGTAGGAAAACAGCGTAGCCATGTCCGGGAGGCAGAAAAAGCTGGCAAAGGTACTAGAGAAGATGGCAAGCTGCAAGCTGGGCCTGGCAGCATAGAAGAATTCTATGAGAGTAGGTTTCGCGAGCTTCTCTCCGAAATAGCCACCGCTAAAAACGATGCGCATGAAGGTGGAGAATCCGCCAGTGAGAATGGTAAAGGCTACGCCAATAGTATCAACATAGTAGGTAACCTCGGCGGCGCAGCTCCTGACACAGTACTGGGCGTTGGCACGGCGCACGACATGTCAGCGAGCAGCGCGAGTAGACAGGATAGTAGTATCGGCAGCGGAGTGGCAACGACAGCGGATAGGCATGGTCCAACAAGCGTGCCGCAGGCCTTAGAGTCTATTATAGCTGGTAAACATGTAGGCTTCCTTGAAAAGCTGTCATCGCTCCCCCTTGTCAGGAAGCCGGTAGAAGCTAGAGATGGCGTCGAGGGCTTCTTACTGCAGACACTGTATGACAGTGAATCCGGTGTTGCAGCAGCTAAGGTTTATGACGACCGCGAAGGCATAGTCTACATTTACCGGGATAAGACCGGGTATAAGCCATACTTTCTGACAGACATACCGCCGGACAAGATACAGGAAATACATGATATCGTTCGGCATAAGGGCTTTGACCGCGTAGAGGTTGTTGAAAAGTTTGACCTACTTAGGTGGCAACAGAGAAAGGTAACAAAGATAGTGGTCAAGACTCCTGACGTGGTGAGAGTTCTTCGTGAAAAAGTTCCACGTGCATGGGAGGCCAACATAAAGTTTCATCACAACTATATATACGACTACGGCTTGATACCCGGCATGAGATACCGGATAGAAAATGGTAGGCTGGTAGCAGTAGATGTGGAACCAAGCAAAAAAGACGAAGAATACATACGTGAGATATTCAAAGGCGAGGATGAAAGCACAATAGAAATGGCCGTTAAATGGTTCCCTCTATTCGAGCAGCCTCCTCCCAAGCCTCGTAGAGTAGCCATAGACATCGAGGTGTTTACACCTTTTAAAGGCAGAATACCAGACGCCTCAAAAGCTAGCTATCCAGTTATCAGTGTCGCCTTTTCCTCCGACGAGGGCTGGCGAGCCATATTCGTACTCGCGCGGCCGGGTATGCCGATGGAGCCTCCACGTGAGCCTCTACCCGACAACCTGCATGTAGAGATATTTGACGATGAACGTGCTCTTCTCCTTGAGACGTTTCGTATAATAGCTAACTACCCAATAGTGCTAAGCTTCAACGGCGACAACTTCGACTTCCCCTACTTGTACAATCGGGCTGTGAAGCTGGGTATACCGCGCGACTATATACCGTTCCGTGCGAGGGGCGACTACATTACAGTTACATATGGCTTCCATATAGACTTGTACAAGTTCTTTAGCATAAAGGCTATACAAACGTATGCCTTCGGTAATGCATACCGCGAGTTTACTCTCGACGCTGTAGCGTCAGCACTTCTAGGCGAACACAAGGTTGAAGTTGAGTCTACTGTAAGTGATCTACCCTTCTTCGAGCTCATAAGGTATAACGTCCGTGACGCAGACCTCACGCTTAAACTCACCAGCTTCAATAACGACCTCGTATGGACGCTGATAATACTGCTCATGCGTATATCAAAGCTTCCATTAGAAGACGTTACCAGAAGCCAGGTATCTGCATGGATTAAGAGCCTCTTCTACTGGGAGCACAGAAGGAGAGGCTACCTAATACCGACAAGAGAAGAAATAATCCGGCTTAAGGGTGATACACGCTCAGCAGCACTAATAAAAGGTAAGAAGTACCAAGGAGCACTGGTACTAGATCCACCGAGCGGTATATACTTCAATGTGGTCGTCCTGGACTTCGCCAGCCTGTACCCGAGTATAATCAAGAGATGGAATCTAAGCTACGAAACCGTTAACCCCGTATACTGTCCGGACTCAAAACTTGTAGAAGTGCCAGATGTAGGACATAAGGTCTGTATGAGTATACCAGGGCTTACATCGCAGATTGTTGGACTGCTAAGAGACTACCGCGTCAAGATATATAAGAAGAAGGCAAAGGACAAGTCATTGCCAGTCATGATGAGAGCCTGGTACAATACAGTCCAGGCGGCAATGAAGGTATACATAAACGCGAGCTACGGAGTATTTGGTGCAGAGAGCTTCCCATTCTATGCACCTCCAGTCGCGGAAAGCGTTACAGCAATCGGGCGCTATACCATTAGGCAAACGTTACAAAAGGCGGGAGAAATAGGACTACGCGTACTCTATGGTGACACTGACTCACTCTTCATATGGAATCCTAGTGAAGAGGGTCTCAGAGAGCTGCAGGAGTATGTTGAGACCAACTTTGGGCTAGACCTCGAGGTTGATAAAGTATACAAATTTGTAACATTTAGCGGGCTTAAGAAGAACTACATAGGTGCCTATGAAGACGGCAGTGTTGATGTCAAGGGGCTTGTAGCTAAGAAGCGTAACACACCAGAGTTCCTTAAGAAGGAGTTTAAAGAAATACTGGCTATACTCGGCTCGGTGAAGACTCCGGAGGACTTCATACGTGTAAGGGACTCTATAAGAGATAGGCTACGTAAAGTCTATCATGGCTTACGTGATATGGAATTCAATCTCGACGAGCTAGCTATAAGAATGGCATTGAATAAGCCTGTTGAAGCGTATACAAAGAATACTCCGCAGCACGTTAAGGCTGCTAAGCAGCTGATAAGAGCCGGTGTACAAGTACTACCAGGTGACGTTATATCGTTTGTAAAGGTTAAAGGTAAGGAAGGTGTCAAGCCGGTTCAGCTTGCTAGACTGCCGGAAGTTGATGCAGAAAAGTACATAGAGAGTGTAAAGGGTGTGTTCGAGCAGATACTACTAGCCATAAACATGTCATGGGATGAGGTAATAGGATCCTCGCGCCTTGAAGTATTCTTTAAACGCTAA